The following are encoded together in the Janthinobacterium sp. Marseille genome:
- a CDS encoding biopolymer transporter ExbD, whose translation MNFRKGQGREDPEINLIAFIDVLLVILIFLMVSTSYSKFTALQITLPTADAEKAMDRPFEINVGVDTQGRYSINNTRIAVQNPEALAAELTAAVAASGKTNTDPVIIIAADATATHQTVINVLEAARIAGYPKVTFAAQTSGKK comes from the coding sequence ATGAATTTCCGCAAAGGACAAGGCCGCGAAGATCCGGAAATCAATTTGATCGCCTTCATTGACGTATTGCTGGTGATTTTGATTTTCCTGATGGTTTCGACCAGCTATAGTAAATTTACCGCCTTGCAGATTACGCTGCCGACGGCCGACGCCGAGAAGGCGATGGATCGCCCGTTTGAAATCAATGTCGGCGTGGATACGCAAGGCCGCTATTCGATCAATAACACACGCATCGCCGTGCAAAATCCGGAAGCGCTGGCGGCGGAGCTGACCGCGGCGGTTGCTGCTTCCGGCAAGACCAACACCGATCCTGTCATCATCATTGCAGCCGATGCGACCGCGACGCACCAGACCGTGATCAACGTACTGGAAGCCGCGCGCATCGCCGGCTATCCTAAAGTCACGTTTGCCGCGCAAACCAGCGGCAAGAAATAA
- a CDS encoding MotA/TolQ/ExbB proton channel family protein has product MLAIIHAAGWPIWLLLIASVIALTLIIERSMYLRRRRILPPSLLEEVVRVYRSGRIDDNVVNTLEQNSPLGRVLAAGLRNVDAPRDVMKESIEEAGRGTAHTLERFLTTLGTIATLAPLMGLFGTVVGMIEIFGSQNATGTGANPAQLAHGISIALYNTGFGLAIAMPSLVFYRHFRALVDSFIIDMEQQAVKFVDIVHGARK; this is encoded by the coding sequence TTGCTCGCCATTATTCATGCAGCAGGCTGGCCGATCTGGCTGTTGCTGATCGCTTCCGTTATTGCATTGACCCTGATTATCGAACGCAGCATGTATTTGCGCCGACGCCGGATTTTGCCGCCGAGCCTGCTGGAAGAAGTGGTACGGGTTTATCGCAGCGGCCGGATTGATGACAATGTGGTCAATACGCTGGAACAGAATTCACCTTTGGGACGTGTACTCGCGGCCGGCTTGCGCAATGTCGATGCACCACGCGACGTCATGAAGGAATCGATTGAAGAAGCAGGGCGCGGTACCGCACACACGCTGGAACGTTTCCTCACGACCTTGGGTACGATTGCTACGCTGGCACCTTTGATGGGTTTGTTCGGGACCGTGGTCGGCATGATTGAAATCTTCGGTTCACAAAATGCGACCGGTACCGGCGCCAACCCGGCGCAACTTGCACATGGTATTTCAATTGCCTTGTACAACACCGGTTTCGGCCTCGCGATTGCGATGCCTTCGCTGGTGTTTTACCGCCACTTCCGCGCGCTGGTCGATAGCTTCATCATCGATATGGAGCAGCAGGCGGTGAAGTTTGTCGACATCGTGCACGGCGCACGCAAGTAA